In Staphylococcus saccharolyticus, one genomic interval encodes:
- a CDS encoding NupC/NupG family nucleoside CNT transporter, with protein MCIVIGIIGIIFFLALAYLFSSDRKNIRWQYVGLLLVIQFIFAFILLKTHIGITVIGGISNGFSYLLAKAAVGVNFVFGGFEFINPKNPPFFFNVLLPIVFISALIGILQYTRILPFIINGLGFLISKINGMGRLESYNAVAAAILGQSEVFISLKKQLSYIPKQRLYTLTASAMSTVSASIIGAYFTLIEPKYVVTAVVLNLFGGFIIVSIINPYKVNEEDDKLLVDESEIKNQSFFEMLGEYILDGFKVAVIVGAMLIGYIAIIALLNGIVSGIFSLCSRGAISWNFQTLIGFIFAPFAFLAGIPWHDAVQSGSVMATKLLSNEFVAMQDLGKTTGLSEHAKGITSVFLVSFANFSSIGIISGAIKSLNDKKGDVVARFGLKLLFGATLVSFISAAIAGFFI; from the coding sequence ATGTGTATTGTGATTGGTATTATAGGAATTATTTTCTTTTTAGCACTCGCATACTTATTTAGTTCAGACAGAAAAAATATTCGCTGGCAATATGTTGGATTACTTTTAGTAATTCAATTCATCTTTGCATTTATCTTGTTAAAAACGCATATCGGTATTACCGTCATTGGCGGTATCTCAAATGGCTTTAGTTACTTACTAGCTAAAGCTGCAGTCGGTGTCAATTTTGTATTTGGTGGATTTGAATTTATTAACCCTAAAAACCCTCCATTCTTCTTTAATGTTTTATTACCAATTGTCTTTATTTCTGCATTAATCGGTATCTTACAATATACACGTATTTTGCCATTTATTATTAATGGATTGGGCTTCTTGATTTCCAAAATTAATGGCATGGGACGTTTAGAATCATACAACGCTGTAGCAGCTGCGATATTAGGACAATCCGAGGTATTTATATCATTAAAAAAACAATTATCTTACATACCTAAACAACGTTTATATACTTTAACTGCATCAGCAATGTCTACAGTATCAGCTTCAATTATCGGTGCTTATTTTACACTTATAGAACCTAAATACGTTGTAACTGCAGTAGTACTTAACTTATTTGGTGGTTTTATCATTGTTTCAATCATTAATCCATATAAAGTTAATGAGGAAGACGATAAATTACTAGTAGATGAAAGCGAAATTAAGAATCAGTCATTTTTTGAAATGTTAGGAGAATACATTTTAGATGGATTTAAAGTAGCGGTGATAGTAGGCGCAATGTTAATTGGATATATTGCTATTATTGCTTTACTTAATGGAATAGTAAGCGGAATCTTCAGTTTATGCTCAAGGGGAGCAATATCATGGAACTTCCAAACATTGATTGGATTTATCTTTGCACCATTTGCTTTCTTAGCTGGCATTCCTTGGCATGATGCTGTTCAATCTGGTTCAGTTATGGCAACAAAATTATTATCTAATGAATTCGTAGCTATGCAAGACTTAGGTAAAACAACTGGTTTATCAGAACATGCTAAAGGTATAACATCTGTTTTCTTAGTATCCTTCGCAAACTTTAGTTCTATCGGTATCATCTCAGGTGCAATTAAATCACTTAATGACAAAAAAGGAGATGTCGTTGCACGTTTCGGATTAAAATTATTATTCGGCGCAACACTTGTTTCATTTATTTCTGCAGCAATTGCTGGCTTCTTTATATAA
- a CDS encoding UvrB/UvrC motif-containing protein, whose product MLCENCHLNEAEVKLTVKSKDGTHEKWVCSTCAQGSIPWQHSHDDNSYHTHQDDIEEVFVVKQILQHLATKHGINFQEMAFKEEKQCPSCQMTLKDIAHVGKFGCSNCYATFKEDIIDIVQRVQGGQFAHVGKTPQSSYKKLAIKKQIEAKTKYLNKLIEEQEFEEAAIIRDEIKALKDESEVSHDE is encoded by the coding sequence GTGCTTTGTGAAAATTGCCATTTAAATGAAGCTGAAGTTAAACTTACAGTTAAGAGTAAAGATGGTACGCATGAAAAGTGGGTGTGTTCCACTTGTGCACAGGGATCAATTCCTTGGCAACATTCACATGATGATAATTCCTATCACACCCATCAAGATGATATCGAAGAAGTTTTTGTTGTTAAGCAAATATTACAACATCTTGCTACGAAACATGGTATTAATTTTCAAGAAATGGCGTTTAAAGAAGAAAAGCAATGCCCGTCATGTCAAATGACTTTAAAGGACATTGCTCATGTAGGTAAGTTCGGGTGTTCTAATTGTTATGCGACCTTTAAAGAAGACATAATAGATATTGTGCAAAGAGTTCAAGGTGGGCAATTTGCTCATGTTGGCAAAACACCTCAGTCATCTTATAAGAAACTTGCTATTAAAAAGCAAATTGAAGCAAAAACAAAATATCTTAATAAACTAATAGAAGAACAAGAATTTGAAGAAGCAGCTATAATTCGTGATGAAATTAAGGCATTAAAAGATGAAAGTGAGGTGTCTCACGATGAGTGA
- a CDS encoding ATP-dependent Clp protease ATP-binding subunit, whose product MLFGRLTERAQRVLAHAQEEAIRLNHSNIGTEHLLLGLMKEPEGIAAKVLESFNITEDKVIEEVEKLIGHGQEQMGTLHYTPRAKKVIELSMDEARKLHHNFVGTEHILLGLIRENEGVAARVFANLDLNITKARAQVVKALGSPEMSNKNARANKSNNTPTLDSLARDLTVIAKDGTLDPVVGRDKEITRVIEVLSRRTKNNPVLIGEPGVGKTAIAEGLAQAIVNNEVPETLKDKRVMSLDMGTVVAGTKYRGEFEERLKKVMEEIHQAGNVILFIDELHTLVGAGGAEGAIDASNILKPALARGELQCIGATTLDEYRKNIEKDAALERRFQPIQVDEPTVEDTIEILKGLRDRYEAHHRINISDEALEAAAKLSNRYISDRFLPDKAIDLIDEASSKVRLKSHTTPNNLKEIEQEIENVKNEKDAAVHAQEFENAANLRDKQSKLEKQYEDAKNEWKNSQGGVNTALSEEDIAEVIAGWTDIPLTKINETESNRLLNLEDTLHKRVIGQNDAVNSISKAVRRARAGLKDPKRPIGSFIFLGPTGVGKTELARALAESMFGEDDAMIRVDMSEFMEKHTVSRLVGAPPGYVGHDNGGQLTEKVRRKPYSVILFDEIEKAHPDVFNILLQVLDDGHLTDTKGRTVDFRNTVIIMTSNVGAQEIQDQRFAGFSGASEGNDYETIRKTMMKELKNSFRPEFLNRVDDIIVFHKLTKDELKEIVTMMVNKLTNRLSEQDINVVVTDKAKGKIAEEGYDPEYGARPLIRAIQKTVEDNLSELILDGNQIEGKEVTIDHDGEEFKYDIHEKTSNKEKTES is encoded by the coding sequence ATGTTATTTGGCAGATTAACAGAACGTGCGCAGCGTGTCTTAGCGCATGCACAAGAAGAAGCGATTCGTTTAAACCATTCTAATATTGGAACAGAACATCTTTTACTAGGTTTAATGAAAGAACCAGAAGGTATAGCTGCTAAAGTTTTAGAAAGTTTTAATATCACTGAAGACAAAGTAATTGAAGAAGTAGAAAAGTTAATTGGTCATGGTCAAGAACAAATGGGCACGCTTCACTATACGCCTAGAGCTAAAAAAGTGATTGAACTTTCTATGGATGAAGCGAGAAAGTTACACCACAATTTTGTTGGAACAGAACACATTCTACTTGGTTTAATTCGTGAAAATGAAGGTGTAGCAGCGCGCGTATTTGCGAATTTAGATTTAAATATTACCAAAGCACGTGCACAAGTTGTTAAAGCTTTAGGTAGTCCTGAAATGAGTAATAAAAATGCTCGAGCAAACAAGTCTAACAATACGCCAACATTGGATAGTTTAGCTAGAGATTTAACAGTGATTGCTAAGGATGGCACATTAGATCCAGTTGTAGGTCGAGATAAGGAAATTACGCGTGTTATTGAAGTATTAAGTCGTCGTACTAAAAATAATCCTGTACTTATTGGTGAACCTGGTGTAGGTAAAACAGCAATTGCAGAGGGGCTAGCACAAGCAATTGTTAACAATGAAGTACCTGAAACACTGAAAGATAAACGTGTAATGTCTTTAGACATGGGAACAGTTGTGGCTGGAACTAAATATCGTGGTGAATTTGAAGAACGTTTAAAAAAAGTAATGGAAGAAATTCATCAAGCAGGTAATGTCATTCTATTCATAGATGAATTACACACACTTGTAGGTGCTGGCGGTGCAGAGGGAGCAATTGATGCTTCAAATATTCTTAAACCAGCTTTAGCTAGAGGAGAATTGCAATGCATCGGTGCTACAACATTAGATGAATATCGCAAAAATATTGAAAAAGATGCTGCATTAGAACGTCGTTTCCAACCTATTCAAGTTGATGAACCGACTGTTGAAGATACAATCGAAATTTTAAAAGGTTTACGTGATCGCTATGAAGCGCATCATAGAATAAACATTTCAGATGAAGCATTAGAAGCGGCTGCTAAGCTAAGTAATCGTTATATTTCAGACCGTTTCTTGCCAGATAAAGCAATTGATCTTATTGATGAAGCTAGTTCTAAAGTAAGACTAAAAAGTCACACGACACCTAATAATTTAAAAGAGATTGAACAAGAAATTGAAAATGTAAAAAATGAAAAAGATGCTGCAGTACACGCTCAAGAATTTGAAAATGCAGCAAACTTAAGAGACAAACAATCAAAACTTGAGAAACAATATGAAGATGCTAAAAACGAATGGAAAAACTCTCAAGGTGGTGTTAACACAGCTTTATCTGAAGAAGATATTGCAGAGGTTATTGCAGGTTGGACTGACATACCATTAACTAAAATCAACGAAACTGAGTCAAATCGCTTACTAAATCTTGAAGATACACTTCATAAACGTGTGATTGGACAAAACGACGCTGTTAATTCAATTAGTAAAGCTGTTCGCCGTGCACGTGCGGGTCTTAAAGATCCAAAACGTCCAATCGGTAGTTTCATATTCTTAGGACCAACTGGAGTTGGTAAAACTGAACTAGCTCGAGCATTAGCTGAATCTATGTTCGGCGAAGATGATGCGATGATTCGTGTTGATATGAGTGAATTTATGGAGAAACATACAGTGAGTCGTCTAGTGGGAGCGCCTCCAGGTTATGTAGGTCATGATAATGGTGGTCAATTAACTGAAAAAGTTAGACGTAAACCATATTCAGTTATTTTATTCGATGAAATTGAAAAAGCACATCCTGATGTATTTAATATACTTTTACAAGTTTTAGATGATGGTCATTTAACAGATACAAAAGGTCGTACAGTTGATTTTCGTAATACAGTGATTATTATGACTTCAAATGTTGGTGCACAAGAAATACAAGATCAACGTTTTGCTGGTTTCAGTGGCGCATCTGAAGGCAACGATTACGAAACAATTCGTAAAACGATGATGAAAGAATTAAAAAATTCATTCCGTCCAGAATTCTTAAACCGTGTCGACGATATTATCGTATTCCATAAACTGACTAAAGACGAATTAAAAGAAATTGTAACTATGATGGTTAATAAACTTACAAATCGTCTATCTGAACAAGATATAAATGTTGTAGTAACTGATAAGGCGAAAGGTAAAATTGCTGAAGAGGGTTATGATCCGGAATATGGCGCACGACCTCTAATTAGAGCAATTCAAAAAACTGTAGAAGATAACTTAAGTGAATTAATTTTAGATGGTAATCAAATTGAAGGAAAAGAAGTCACTATTGATCATGATGGTGAAGAGTTTAAATATGATATTCATGAAAAAACTTCTAACAAGGAAAAGACAGAATCCTAA
- the radA gene encoding DNA repair protein RadA — protein sequence MAKKKVIFECMACGYQSPKWMGKCPSCGAWNQMEETIEKATNPKHDVKSKEVVGKVQKLNSIKHEVIPRILTDSKEFNRVLGGGIVSGSLVLIGGDPGIGKSTLLLQICATLSQNKNVLYISGEESINQTKLRADRLEEDSSHLNVLAETDLEVIHQTVKDERPDLLVIDSIQTIYHPEISSAPGSVSQVRESTQSLMNIAKQMNIATFIVGHVTKEGQIAGPRLLEHMVDTVLYFEGDEHHAYRILRAVKNRFGSTNEMGIFEMKQSGLKGVLNPSEMFLEERSTNVPGSTIVPTMEGTRPLLIEVQALVTPTTFNNPRRMATGIDHNRLSLLMAVLEKKENYLLQQQDAYIKVAGGVKLTEPAVDLSIIVATASSFKDRTVDGLDCFVGEVGLTGEVRRISRIEQRVQEAAKLGFKRAIIPKTNIGGWTFPEGIQVIGVSTVHEALKFALHST from the coding sequence ATGGCCAAGAAAAAAGTAATATTTGAATGTATGGCATGTGGCTATCAATCTCCGAAATGGATGGGTAAATGCCCAAGTTGTGGTGCATGGAATCAAATGGAAGAAACGATAGAGAAGGCTACCAACCCTAAGCATGATGTAAAGTCAAAGGAAGTAGTAGGAAAAGTTCAAAAGCTTAATAGTATTAAACATGAAGTCATACCGAGAATTCTTACTGATTCAAAAGAATTTAATAGAGTACTTGGTGGTGGAATCGTTAGTGGGTCGCTTGTACTTATAGGTGGAGATCCAGGTATAGGAAAGTCTACACTACTTCTTCAAATATGTGCTACACTATCGCAAAATAAAAATGTGCTATATATCAGTGGTGAGGAATCGATTAATCAAACTAAACTACGCGCAGATCGCTTAGAAGAAGATTCTAGTCACCTAAATGTATTAGCTGAAACTGATTTAGAGGTCATTCATCAAACCGTTAAAGATGAACGTCCTGATTTGCTTGTCATAGACTCTATACAAACGATTTATCATCCGGAAATCAGTTCTGCGCCTGGTTCAGTATCTCAGGTTAGGGAAAGCACACAAAGTTTAATGAATATAGCGAAGCAGATGAATATTGCTACCTTTATAGTTGGTCATGTTACGAAAGAAGGCCAAATAGCTGGGCCTAGATTACTTGAGCATATGGTAGATACAGTACTATATTTCGAAGGTGATGAGCATCATGCTTATCGTATCTTGAGAGCCGTTAAAAACCGTTTTGGATCTACAAATGAGATGGGGATTTTTGAAATGAAACAAAGTGGATTAAAAGGTGTTCTTAATCCATCTGAAATGTTCTTAGAGGAACGTTCAACTAATGTTCCTGGTTCGACAATTGTTCCTACTATGGAAGGAACACGACCACTTCTTATCGAAGTTCAAGCATTAGTTACTCCTACAACATTTAATAATCCTAGACGTATGGCTACTGGTATAGATCACAATAGATTAAGTCTCCTGATGGCTGTATTAGAAAAGAAAGAAAATTATTTACTGCAACAACAAGACGCTTATATTAAAGTTGCAGGTGGTGTGAAATTAACAGAACCGGCTGTAGACCTTAGCATTATTGTAGCTACTGCATCAAGCTTCAAAGACAGAACTGTAGACGGCTTAGACTGTTTTGTAGGTGAAGTAGGTTTGACTGGGGAAGTTCGTCGAATATCGCGTATAGAACAACGTGTTCAAGAAGCAGCAAAACTTGGTTTTAAAAGAGCTATCATTCCTAAAACTAATATAGGAGGTTGGACTTTTCCTGAAGGTATACAGGTAATTGGTGTATCTACAGTTCATGAAGCTTTGAAATTCGCACTTCACTCGACATAA
- a CDS encoding PIN/TRAM domain-containing protein: protein MNIVKSIVVIIYAILGAALGIIIVPEVVSDIGITQYPIITNYYIDGLIGIILFFIIFGLFINKVTSAFKQFEQLIMNRSAIEILFATIGLIIGLFISVMVSFILEIIGNSIFNHFIPIIITIILCYLGFQFGLKKRDEMLMFLPENMARSMSNNTRKAIPKIIDTSAIIDGRVLDIIRCGFIDGDILIPQGVINELQIVADAKDSVKREKGQRGLDILNQLYDLEYPTRVIHPTKTHSEIDTLLIKLAQHYHAHVITTDFNLNKVCHVQGITALNVNDLSEAIKPNVHQGDRLNILLTKMGKEPGQGVGYLDDGTMVVVDNAKKLIGQYVTLEVISLLQTSSGRIVFAKYIEDEMSFSDK, encoded by the coding sequence TTGAATATCGTAAAATCAATTGTGGTAATAATATATGCGATTCTAGGAGCTGCATTAGGCATTATTATCGTTCCAGAGGTCGTTTCTGATATAGGTATTACTCAGTATCCTATAATCACAAATTATTATATAGATGGTTTAATAGGTATTATTCTATTTTTTATTATTTTCGGATTATTTATCAATAAAGTTACAAGTGCATTTAAACAATTTGAACAATTGATAATGAATCGAAGTGCAATTGAAATTCTATTCGCAACTATTGGACTTATTATTGGTTTGTTTATTTCAGTAATGGTTTCTTTTATTTTAGAAATAATAGGAAATTCAATTTTTAATCATTTTATACCCATCATAATCACAATTATCCTGTGTTATTTAGGATTTCAGTTTGGCTTGAAAAAGCGTGATGAGATGTTGATGTTTTTACCAGAAAATATGGCACGTTCAATGTCTAATAATACACGTAAAGCTATACCTAAAATTATTGATACAAGCGCGATTATTGATGGTCGAGTATTAGATATTATACGCTGTGGTTTTATTGACGGAGATATTCTTATTCCTCAAGGAGTTATCAATGAATTACAAATTGTTGCTGATGCTAAGGATAGTGTAAAGCGAGAAAAAGGACAGAGAGGGTTAGATATTCTGAATCAACTTTATGATTTAGAATATCCTACTCGAGTGATTCATCCAACAAAAACACATAGCGAAATAGACACGTTATTAATTAAACTTGCACAACATTATCATGCTCATGTTATTACTACAGATTTTAATTTAAATAAAGTTTGTCACGTACAAGGCATCACAGCACTCAATGTAAATGATTTATCTGAAGCGATAAAACCTAATGTTCATCAAGGTGATCGTTTAAACATTTTACTTACTAAGATGGGAAAAGAACCTGGACAAGGTGTAGGTTACCTAGATGATGGTACAATGGTAGTTGTTGACAATGCAAAGAAATTGATTGGTCAATACGTTACATTAGAGGTTATTAGTTTATTACAAACTTCATCAGGAAGAATTGTCTTTGCAAAATATATAGAAGATGAAATGTCCTTTAGCGATAAATAA
- the pdxT gene encoding pyridoxal 5'-phosphate synthase glutaminase subunit PdxT yields MKIGVLALQGAVREHIRHIELSGHEGIAVKRVKQLEDIEGLILPGGESTTLRRLMDLYGFKKALQQSDLPMFGTCAGLIVLAKDVEGETGYLKKLNITVERNSFGRQVDSFESELDIKGIAKDIEGVFIRAPHIVQVEKGVEILSQVGDKIVAVKQGNYLGVSFHPELTDDYRITEYFINHMVQK; encoded by the coding sequence ATGAAAATAGGTGTTTTAGCTTTACAAGGTGCTGTTCGTGAACATATTCGTCACATTGAATTAAGTGGTCATGAAGGTATTGCAGTAAAAAGAGTTAAACAACTTGAAGATATAGAAGGATTAATTTTACCAGGTGGCGAATCAACAACGCTAAGAAGATTAATGGATTTATACGGGTTTAAAAAGGCACTACAGCAATCTGATTTACCAATGTTTGGTACTTGTGCAGGTTTAATAGTACTTGCCAAAGATGTAGAAGGTGAAACAGGTTATCTGAAGAAGTTAAATATCACTGTCGAACGTAATTCATTTGGTCGACAAGTTGATAGTTTTGAATCTGAACTTGATATTAAAGGTATTGCCAAAGATATTGAAGGTGTATTTATAAGAGCGCCCCATATAGTACAAGTTGAGAAAGGCGTCGAAATTCTTAGTCAAGTCGGTGATAAGATTGTTGCTGTCAAACAAGGCAACTATCTTGGTGTTTCATTTCATCCGGAATTAACAGATGATTATCGTATAACTGAATATTTTATCAATCACATGGTTCAGAAGTAG
- a CDS encoding protein arginine kinase, giving the protein MSDIYANISQWMKMTEEASVVISSRIRLARNLENHVHPLMFPSEKEGFRVINEVQGALPDLTLHRLDTMNQKNKMKLVAKHLVSPELIKQSASAVLLNDDESLSVMVNEEDHIRIQALGTDLSLKDLFKRASKIDDDLDKELDISFDEHLGFLTTCPTNVGTGMRASVMLHLPGLSIMKRMNRIAQTINRFGFTIRGIYGEGSQVYGHIYQVSNQLTLGKTEEEIIDNLTEVVNQIINEEKQIRERLAKHNPVETLDRVYRSLGILQNSRIISMEEASCRLSEVKLGIDLGYISLENFKFNELMVAIQSPFLIEDDDNRTVNEKRANLLREHIK; this is encoded by the coding sequence ATGAGTGATATTTATGCAAATATTAGTCAGTGGATGAAGATGACGGAAGAGGCATCTGTTGTTATTTCTTCAAGAATACGTTTAGCTAGAAATCTTGAAAATCACGTTCATCCTTTAATGTTTCCTTCTGAAAAAGAAGGATTTCGTGTTATCAATGAGGTTCAAGGTGCTCTTCCGGACTTAACTTTGCATCGTTTAGATACTATGAATCAAAAAAACAAGATGAAATTAGTTGCAAAACATCTTGTGAGTCCAGAACTTATAAAGCAATCTGCCTCAGCAGTATTATTAAATGATGATGAGTCTTTAAGCGTGATGGTTAATGAAGAAGATCACATAAGAATACAAGCATTAGGAACAGATTTATCCCTTAAAGATTTATTCAAACGGGCTTCTAAAATTGATGATGATTTAGATAAAGAGTTAGATATTAGCTTTGATGAGCATTTAGGTTTTCTGACTACGTGTCCCACAAATGTGGGTACTGGCATGCGTGCAAGTGTCATGTTACATTTGCCAGGACTTTCTATAATGAAAAGAATGAACCGAATTGCACAGACAATTAATCGCTTTGGATTTACGATTCGAGGTATTTATGGAGAAGGCTCACAAGTTTATGGACATATATATCAGGTTTCAAATCAACTCACTTTAGGGAAAACAGAAGAAGAAATCATTGATAATTTAACAGAAGTTGTAAATCAAATCATTAATGAAGAAAAGCAAATTCGTGAAAGACTTGCTAAGCATAATCCCGTTGAAACATTAGATAGAGTTTATCGTTCTTTAGGGATATTACAAAATAGTAGAATCATTTCAATGGAAGAGGCATCATGTCGATTAAGTGAAGTAAAACTTGGTATAGACTTAGGATACATTTCGCTCGAAAATTTTAAGTTTAATGAATTAATGGTAGCAATTCAGTCGCCATTTTTAATAGAAGATGACGATAATAGGACAGTAAATGAAAAAAGAGCTAACTTGTTAAGAGAGCATATAAAATAA
- the gltX gene encoding glutamate--tRNA ligase — MSERIRVRYAPSPTGYLHIGNARTALFNYLFAKHYNGDFVVRIEDTDSKRNLEDGESSQFDNLKWLGLNWDESVDKDKGFGPYRQSERADIYNPLIQQLLDQDKAYKCYMTEEELEEEREAQIARGEMPRYGGQHARLTEEQRQQFEAEGRQPSIRFRVPKDKTYSFKDMVKGEISFDSNNIGDWVIVKKDGVPTYNFAVAVDDHYMEISDVIRGDDHVSNTPKQLMIYEEFGWEPPRFGHMSLIVNEERKKLSKRDGQILQFIEQYRDLGYLPEAFFNFITLLGWSPEGEEEIFSKEEFIKIFDEKRLSKSPAMFDRQKLAWVNNQYMKTKDTETVFELALPHLIKANLIPENPSEEDRNWGRKLIALYQKEMSYAGEIVPLSEMFFHEMPELGEEEQEVLNGEQVPELMNHLYSKLEALDPFEATEIKKKIKEVQKEIGIKGKQLFMPIRVAVTGQMHGPELPTTIEVLGKDKVLSRLKKFV; from the coding sequence ATGAGTGAACGAATCAGAGTAAGATATGCACCAAGTCCAACTGGATATTTGCATATTGGAAATGCTCGAACAGCATTATTTAACTATTTATTTGCCAAACACTATAATGGGGATTTTGTTGTTCGAATTGAAGATACAGATAGTAAACGTAATTTAGAAGATGGCGAGTCATCACAATTTGATAACTTGAAATGGTTAGGATTAAATTGGGATGAATCAGTTGATAAGGACAAAGGATTCGGACCTTATCGTCAATCTGAACGTGCTGATATTTATAATCCGCTTATTCAACAATTACTTGATCAGGATAAAGCATACAAATGTTACATGACTGAGGAAGAATTAGAAGAAGAACGCGAAGCTCAAATTGCTCGAGGAGAAATGCCTCGTTATGGTGGACAACATGCTCGTCTAACTGAAGAACAACGTCAACAATTTGAAGCGGAAGGTCGTCAACCATCAATACGTTTCCGTGTCCCTAAAGATAAAACATACTCTTTCAAAGATATGGTTAAGGGTGAAATCTCTTTTGATTCTAATAATATTGGAGACTGGGTCATCGTAAAAAAAGATGGTGTACCAACTTATAACTTCGCAGTAGCTGTTGATGATCACTATATGGAAATTTCAGACGTTATACGTGGAGATGATCATGTTTCTAATACTCCTAAGCAATTAATGATTTATGAAGAATTTGGCTGGGAACCGCCTCGTTTTGGTCATATGTCACTTATTGTGAATGAAGAACGTAAGAAATTAAGTAAACGTGATGGTCAAATTCTACAATTTATCGAGCAATATCGTGATTTAGGTTATCTTCCAGAAGCATTTTTTAATTTCATTACCTTACTTGGTTGGTCTCCGGAAGGGGAAGAAGAAATCTTTTCTAAAGAGGAATTCATCAAAATATTTGATGAAAAACGTCTTTCTAAATCTCCTGCAATGTTTGATAGACAAAAGTTAGCTTGGGTCAATAACCAATATATGAAAACAAAAGATACTGAAACTGTATTTGAATTAGCCCTACCTCACTTAATTAAAGCTAATCTAATTCCAGAAAATCCGTCTGAAGAAGATAGAAATTGGGGTCGTAAACTCATTGCACTTTATCAAAAAGAAATGAGTTATGCTGGAGAAATTGTTCCATTATCAGAAATGTTTTTTCATGAAATGCCTGAACTCGGTGAAGAAGAACAAGAAGTATTAAATGGTGAGCAAGTACCAGAATTAATGAATCACTTATATAGTAAATTAGAAGCGCTTGATCCATTTGAAGCTACTGAAATAAAGAAAAAAATTAAAGAAGTTCAAAAAGAAATAGGTATCAAGGGTAAACAACTCTTTATGCCTATACGTGTTGCTGTTACTGGACAAATGCATGGTCCTGAATTACCTACTACAATTGAAGTACTAGGTAAAGATAAAGTGCTATCACGCTTAAAAAAGTTTGTGTAA
- a CDS encoding CtsR family transcriptional regulator: protein MHNISDIIEQYIKHLFEETNEDVVEIQRANIAQRFDCVPSQLNYVIKTRFTNEHGYEIESKRGGGGYIRITKIENKDATGYINHLLQLIGPSISQQQAYYVIDGLLDKGLINDREAKMIQAVIDRETLKMDVVARDIIRANILKRLLPVINYY, encoded by the coding sequence ATGCATAATATATCTGACATCATAGAACAATACATTAAACATTTATTTGAAGAAACAAATGAAGATGTAGTGGAAATTCAACGGGCTAATATTGCTCAACGTTTTGATTGTGTTCCATCTCAACTCAACTATGTTATTAAAACCCGTTTCACAAATGAACATGGTTATGAAATAGAAAGCAAACGTGGTGGTGGAGGTTACATCCGAATCACCAAAATTGAAAATAAAGACGCCACAGGATATATTAATCACTTGCTTCAATTGATAGGACCTTCTATTTCACAACAACAAGCTTATTATGTAATAGATGGTTTATTAGATAAAGGATTGATCAATGATAGAGAAGCTAAAATGATACAAGCGGTTATTGACAGAGAAACATTAAAAATGGATGTGGTTGCTAGAGATATAATTAGAGCGAATATTTTAAAACGATTACTTCCAGTTATTAATTACTACTAA